The Ananas comosus cultivar F153 linkage group 7, ASM154086v1, whole genome shotgun sequence genome has a window encoding:
- the LOC109712698 gene encoding F-box/LRR-repeat protein 17: MIAEDATAAAKRQPQKKRGNYNCGRCGLPKKGHVCSAADGPALPPRSDSRLRRALSFDDDRISAAPTPEEVAAPPESVVGPEDEEEGREEAVVVMGGAVVLPVSCMAEVLRRLSPKELMGAAAVCRGWRECVRRVWRSAEELRVRVSPRSQIGFVGSVLHKCAALARLTLRMESDVDATLLACVAFSCPSLKAFEISLGDNAVNRLTGDELCRFVSDKRSLSMIKLEGCTNLGFLNLSSSSLSTIWLSDLYCLSKSVINCPNLKEISLDFARQENDSTDLVIMMDSLGRTCPRLRNIHIASIRLCNEAVIALTSANLRGLRMLSLVLGSGITDASVAAIVSSFAILELLDLSGSSISDSGIGMICNGFPQTLSRLLLALCPNITSSGIQFATAQLPLLQLIDCGMSICVVNSQSAEDKSHTSEEHGEVKWCQKLSTVRPQPIYQKLIIKHAHLKKLSLWGCSGLDALYLNCPELNDLNLNSCTNLHPERLLLQCSDLKNVYASGCQDMLIGAIRNQVLNEFASPENHLPCKRLADGSKRVQVPHFLLQQQADDEKCKRAKRSQCVVHLDG, translated from the exons ATGATCGCCGAGGATGCCACCGCTGCGGCGAAGCGCCAGCCGCAGAAGAAGCGCGGGAACTACAACTGCGGCCGCTGTGGGCTCCCCAAGAAGGGCCACGTGTGCTCCGCCGCCGACGGCCCCGCCCTCCCCCCGCGCTCCGACtcccgcctccgccgcgcccTCTCCTTCGACGACGACCGGATCTCCGCCGCGCCGACGCcggaggaggtggcggcgccGCCGGAGTCGGTGGTGGGGccggaggacgaggaggaggggcGGGAGGAGGCGGTGGTGGTGATGGGCGGCGCGGTGGTCCTCCCGGTGTCGTGCATGGCGGAGGTGCTGCGGCGGCTCTCGCCGAAGGAGCTGAtgggggcggcggcggtgtgCAGGGGGTGGAGAGAGTGCGTGCGGAGGGTGTGGAGGTCGGCGGAGGaacttagggttagggtttcgccGAGGTCACAGATCGGGTTCGTCGGATCGGTGCTGCATAAGTGTGCCGCGTTGGCCCGGctcactttgaggatggaaag TGATGTTGATGCTACATTGCTGGCTTGTGTTGCATTCTCTTGCCCTAGTTTAAAAGCCTTTGAGATCAGCTTAGGCGACAATGCAGTCAATAGGTTGACTGG TGATGAACTATGCCGGTTTGTTTCTGATAAGCGCTCTCTTTCGATGATCAAATTGGAAGGGTGCACGAATCTTGGTTTCTTAAACTTGTCCTCGTCAAGCCTGTCCACTATCTGGTTGTCAGATCTCTATTGCCTCTCAAAATCA GTTATCAACTGTCCAAATCTGAAAGAGATTTCTCTTGATTTTGCACGACAAGAAAATGATTCTACCGACCTTGTTATCATGATGGACAGCCTGGGCCGCACCTGTCCGAGATTGAGAAACATTCATATTGCATCTATTCGGCTCTGTAATGAAGCTGTTATTGCTCTAACAAGTGCTAACTTGAG GGGATTACGCATGCTATCTTTAGTTCTGGGATCTGGGATCACTGATGCATCTGTAGCAGCTATAGTTTCATCCTTTGCAATCCTAGAGTTGCTTGATTTGAGTGG ATCAAGCATAAGTGATAGTGGGATTGGAATGATATGCAATGGGTTCCCTCAAACTCTATCAAGACTTCTCCTTGCTCTTTGTCCTAACATTACTTCAA gtGGGATTCAATTCGCTACAGCTCAACTTCCACTTCTTCAACTTATAGACTGTGGAATGAGCATATGTGTTGTTAATTCTCAATCCGCAGAAGACAAATCACATACTAGCGAAGAACATGGAGAGGTTAAATGGTGCCAAAAATTGTCGACCGTGAGACCACAGCCTATTTACCAGAAGTTGATTATAAAGCATGCACATTTGAAGAAGCTCAGTTTATGGGGTTGCTCGGGTTTAGAT GCCTTGTACTTGAATTGTCCAGAGCTTAATGATCTCAATCTAAATTCATGTACGAATCTACATCCAG AAAGGTTGCTGCTCCAGTGCTCGGATTTGAAAAATGTTTATGCTTCTGGGTGCCAAGATATGTTAATCGGAGCAATCAGAAACCAG